From Musa acuminata AAA Group cultivar baxijiao chromosome BXJ3-8, Cavendish_Baxijiao_AAA, whole genome shotgun sequence, one genomic window encodes:
- the LOC103994310 gene encoding translocator protein homolog — protein sequence MASQTLKHRPKEEPTTTATTTATPSTTSHKYRKDQKLAMAKRGLRSLAVAVAIPAVGTAASISIAGATLASTKPSWSPPVWAFHLGSLLMSALLGFSSWLVWAEGGFHGRSEALPLYLSELFMSLMWAPLVFGAGFPRPGMAVCVAHFAVLFMLSQSYRQVNPIAADLIKPYLAWVSFLAVFNYKLL from the coding sequence ATGGCCTCTCAAACGCTCAAACACCGGCCCAAGGAGGAGCCGACGACGACAGCGACGACCACCGCCACGCCTTCCACCACCAGTCACAAGTACCGGAAGGACCAGAAGCTGGCCATGGCCAAGCGCGGCCTCCGCTCGCTGGCCGTGGCGGTGGCCATCCCCGCGGTCGGCACCGCCGCCTCCATCTCGATCGCCGGCGCCACCCTGGCGTCCACGAAGCCATCGTGGAGCCCGCCGGTGTGGGCCTTCCACCTGGGCTCCCTCCTGATGTCCGCGCTGTTGGGCTTCTCGTCGTGGCTAGTGTGGGCGGAGGGCGGCTTCCACGGCCGCAGCGAGGCCCTTCCGCTGTACCTCTCGGAGCTCTTCATGTCCCTTATGTGGGCGCCGCTCGTCTTCGGCGCCGGGTTCCCCAGGCCGGGCATGGCGGTCTGCGTCGCCCACTTCGCCGTCCTCTTCATGCTCTCTCAGAGCTACCGTCAGGTGAACCCCATAGCCGCCGATCTCATCAAGCCTTACCTAGCATGGGTCTCCTTCCTCGCGGTCTTCAACTACAAGCTCCTGTGA
- the LOC135646257 gene encoding protein RALF-like 33: MAKLVESSLLVAAILLVAGAAAITPAAASGEGGELPLGWIPVLAGCRGTIAECLAGEEFDLGSEVTRRILATSSYISYGALKRDTVPCSRRGASYYNCRPGAQANPYSRSCSAITQCRG; this comes from the coding sequence ATGGCGAAGCTGGTGGAAAGCTCCCTCCTTGTGGCGGCCATCCTCCTCGTTGCAGGTGCGGCCGCCATCACCCCGGCCGCCGCAAGCGGAGAAGGGGGCGAGCTTCCCCTCGGCTGGATCCCGGTGCTTGCCGGCTGCCGTGGCACCATCGCGGAGTGCCTCGCCGGTGAAGAGTTCGACCTCGGATCCGAGGTGACCCGCCGCATCCTCGCTACATCCAGCTACATCAGCTACGGCGCCCTCAAGCGCGACACCGTGCCCTGCTCCCGCCGCGGCGCCTCCTACTACAACTGCCGCCCTGGCGCCCAGGCCAACCCCTACTCGCGCAGCTGCTCCGCCATCACCCAGTGCCGGGGTTAA